In Blattabacterium cuenoti, the following proteins share a genomic window:
- the mnmG gene encoding tRNA uridine-5-carboxymethylaminomethyl(34) synthesis enzyme MnmG: MFSNVYDIIIVGGGHAGSEAASASSKMGSKTLLITTNLQTIGQLSCNPAVGGIAKGQIVREIDALGGLSAVVTDYSTIQFRMLNKSKGPAVWSPRAQCDRRLYSNFWRFFLEKRNKLDLYQDTVTSLIIKNYIVKGVKTALGVKIKAKSVILTNGTFLNGKIHIGSKKISGGRIAEKEVKGITEQLVNIFGLKFGRMKTGTSPRVDGRSLDYKKMKVQEGDLNPKKFSFFYKTKKLKKQHKCYIAYTNHIVHDFIKENIAHSPIFSDSIQGSSPRYCPSIEEKIYRFSDKEEHPIFIEPEGWNTNEVYINGFSTSFPEKIQYDALKNIYGFDNVKILRPGYAIEYDYFPPDQLKPTLESKIIENLFFAGQINGTTGYEEAAAQGLIAGINAHMKIKENSPLMLKRNQAYIGVLIDDLITKGTMEPYRMFTSRAEYRMLLRQDNADERLTYIGYDIGLISKKNMNLVGKKTYLIEKCISFFRKKNVDPIVINPILNNKNSPIIFSKKKIETILSRSGIEIEDLVSIPFIKEEIKNNVFSKEILEQVSIRIKYKGYIDREEENAKRLLRLENIIIPHNFDYKKMKSLSLEAREKLNYYRPISLAQASRISGITPSDLSILLICIRR, translated from the coding sequence ATGTTTTCAAATGTATATGATATAATTATAGTTGGAGGGGGTCATGCTGGATCAGAAGCAGCATCTGCATCATCTAAAATGGGATCAAAAACTCTACTAATTACTACAAATTTACAGACAATAGGTCAGTTATCTTGTAATCCAGCTGTAGGAGGAATTGCTAAAGGTCAAATTGTAAGAGAAATAGATGCTTTAGGAGGATTATCAGCTGTAGTAACCGATTATAGTACAATTCAGTTTAGAATGTTAAATAAATCTAAAGGTCCTGCTGTGTGGAGCCCTAGAGCTCAATGTGATAGAAGGTTATATTCTAATTTTTGGAGATTTTTTCTTGAAAAAAGAAATAAATTAGATCTATATCAAGATACTGTTACATCTTTAATTATAAAAAATTATATAGTTAAAGGGGTTAAAACAGCTCTTGGAGTAAAAATTAAAGCTAAAAGTGTAATATTGACAAACGGAACATTTTTAAATGGAAAAATTCATATTGGGAGTAAAAAAATTAGTGGAGGAAGAATTGCAGAAAAAGAAGTTAAAGGAATTACTGAACAATTAGTTAATATATTTGGATTAAAATTTGGGAGAATGAAAACTGGAACTTCTCCTAGAGTAGATGGACGTTCTTTAGATTATAAAAAAATGAAAGTTCAAGAAGGAGATTTAAATCCTAAGAAATTTTCTTTTTTTTATAAAACAAAAAAATTAAAAAAACAACATAAATGTTATATTGCTTATACAAATCATATAGTACATGATTTTATAAAAGAAAATATTGCACATTCTCCAATTTTTTCTGATTCAATTCAAGGTTCAAGTCCAAGATATTGTCCTTCTATAGAAGAAAAAATTTATAGGTTTTCTGATAAAGAAGAACACCCTATTTTTATTGAACCTGAAGGATGGAATACAAATGAAGTATATATTAATGGATTTTCTACATCTTTTCCAGAAAAGATACAATATGATGCTCTAAAAAATATATATGGATTTGATAATGTAAAAATTCTAAGGCCTGGATATGCTATTGAATATGATTATTTTCCTCCAGATCAATTAAAACCTACTTTAGAAAGTAAAATCATAGAAAATCTTTTTTTTGCTGGACAAATTAATGGAACTACAGGATATGAGGAAGCAGCAGCACAAGGATTAATTGCAGGAATTAATGCACATATGAAAATTAAAGAAAATTCTCCACTTATGCTTAAAAGAAATCAAGCTTATATTGGAGTATTAATAGATGATTTAATTACAAAAGGAACTATGGAGCCATATAGGATGTTTACTTCAAGAGCTGAATATAGAATGTTGTTACGACAAGACAATGCAGATGAAAGGTTAACCTATATAGGATATGATATAGGATTAATTTCAAAGAAAAATATGAATTTAGTAGGTAAAAAAACTTATTTAATAGAGAAATGTATTTCTTTTTTTAGAAAAAAAAATGTTGACCCAATAGTTATAAATCCTATTTTAAACAATAAAAATTCTCCAATAATATTCAGCAAAAAGAAAATTGAAACTATATTATCTCGTTCTGGTATTGAAATTGAAGATCTTGTTTCTATTCCATTTATAAAAGAAGAAATAAAAAATAATGTGTTTTCGAAAGAAATATTGGAACAAGTTTCTATTAGAATTAAGTATAAAGGGTATATAGATAGAGAAGAGGAAAATGCAAAAAGATTATTAAGGTTAGAAAATATTATTATTCCACATAATTTTGATTATAAAAAAATGAAATCTTTATCATTAGAAGCAAGAGAAAAATTGAATTATTATCGTCCAATTTCATTAGCTCAAGCATCAAGAATAAGCGGAATTACTCCTTCAGATTTAAGTATTTTATTAATATGTATAAGACGTTAA
- the ybeY gene encoding rRNA maturation RNase YbeY has translation MINIFYEIKNFRIKNEFSFINEINILLNNEGYIINNNINYIFCNDDFILAMNKKYLNKNFYTDVIAFSYSTESLKFSILGDIYISIDRIIENSKKWNEFFLVELKRVMIHGVLHLVGYNDKKKEDRKLMKKKENFYLDLFQF, from the coding sequence ATGATTAATATTTTCTATGAGATAAAAAACTTTCGTATAAAAAATGAATTTTCATTCATAAATGAAATTAATATATTATTAAATAATGAAGGTTATATTATTAATAATAATATAAATTATATTTTTTGCAATGACGATTTCATATTAGCAATGAATAAAAAATACTTAAATAAAAATTTTTATACAGATGTTATTGCTTTTAGTTATTCAACAGAAAGTTTAAAATTTTCCATATTAGGAGATATATATATCAGTATAGATAGAATTATAGAAAATTCTAAAAAATGGAATGAATTTTTTTTAGTTGAGTTAAAACGTGTTATGATACATGGAGTTCTGCATTTAGTAGGATATAATGACAAAAAAAAAGAAGATAGAAAATTAATGAAAAAAAAAGAAAATTTTTATTTAGATTTGTTTCAATTTTAA
- a CDS encoding CDP-alcohol phosphatidyltransferase family protein encodes MIEKIKGIIPNILTLLNLFFGNISIIFLFSEDFLSSNIATIISIVFDFLDGFIAKLMRKNSKFGKELDSLADMVSFGLVPSISMFFILKKSNKIGFTYIECFSFLISIFSACRLAKFNISHKKLGLTTTVNALFFSSLSVIFQNNYKHPILILFFIFCSCYLLISKIQMFSINFNGYTWKKNKIRYIFLLISIFLLLTLHMIAIPCVIILYIIISVYYKIIKKFILKK; translated from the coding sequence ATGATAGAAAAAATAAAAGGAATAATTCCAAATATTTTAACATTGTTAAATCTGTTTTTTGGCAATATTTCTATAATATTTTTATTTTCAGAAGATTTTTTATCTTCTAACATAGCTACTATAATTTCAATAGTTTTTGATTTTCTAGATGGATTTATTGCAAAACTTATGAGAAAAAATAGCAAATTCGGAAAAGAATTAGACTCTCTTGCAGACATGGTTTCTTTTGGATTAGTACCATCTATATCAATGTTCTTCATCCTTAAAAAATCTAACAAGATTGGATTTACATATATAGAATGCTTTTCTTTTTTAATTTCTATTTTTTCTGCATGTCGTCTTGCAAAATTTAACATAAGTCATAAAAAATTAGGATTGACAACTACGGTGAATGCTCTATTTTTTTCTTCATTATCAGTAATTTTTCAAAATAATTATAAACATCCTATTTTGATATTATTTTTTATTTTCTGTTCTTGTTATCTATTAATTTCTAAAATACAGATGTTTTCCATTAATTTTAATGGATATACATGGAAAAAAAATAAAATACGTTACATATTTTTATTGATTAGTATTTTTCTTTTATTAACTTTACATATGATTGCTATACCATGTGTTATCATTTTATATATAATAATTTCAGTTTATTATAAAATCATAAAAAAATTCATATTAAAAAAATGA
- a CDS encoding 3'-5' exonuclease translates to MKLKLYRPICFFDIEATGINIGKDRIIEISILKIFPNGNKENKTWLIYPGIPIPPQSTAIHGIKDEDVTGKLRFKDIATSILKMIENTDLAGYNSNRFDIPILAEEMLRAGMSFDIKKHKTIDVQVIFHKMEPRTLSAAYQYYCNKNLMKAHSSKADVFATYEILLSQLEKYQNLKKDVKSLNQFSNQKKIADLAGFIKIDEEGNEIFNFGKYKGEKVLEIFEKDPNYYGWIQNSDFPLYTKKILTNIKLRKFNK, encoded by the coding sequence ATGAAATTAAAACTTTATCGTCCTATTTGTTTCTTTGATATAGAAGCTACGGGAATAAATATTGGTAAGGATAGAATTATAGAAATATCCATATTAAAAATATTTCCTAATGGAAATAAAGAAAATAAAACTTGGCTTATTTATCCTGGAATTCCTATTCCTCCACAATCAACAGCTATCCATGGAATTAAAGATGAAGATGTTACTGGTAAACTTAGATTCAAAGATATAGCTACATCTATACTAAAAATGATAGAAAATACAGATTTGGCAGGATATAATTCTAATAGATTTGATATTCCTATTCTAGCAGAAGAAATGTTAAGAGCAGGAATGTCTTTTGATATTAAAAAACATAAAACTATAGATGTTCAAGTGATATTCCATAAAATGGAACCTAGAACTCTTTCTGCTGCTTATCAATACTATTGTAATAAAAATCTTATGAAAGCTCATAGTTCTAAAGCTGATGTTTTTGCTACTTATGAAATACTATTATCTCAATTAGAAAAATATCAAAATTTGAAAAAAGATGTAAAAAGTTTAAATCAATTTTCTAATCAAAAAAAAATAGCAGATCTTGCAGGATTTATAAAAATAGATGAAGAAGGGAACGAAATATTTAACTTTGGAAAATACAAGGGAGAGAAAGTTTTAGAAATATTCGAAAAAGATCCAAATTATTATGGATGGATACAAAATTCAGATTTTCCATTATATACAAAAAAAATACTAACGAATATTAAATTAAGAAAATTTAATAAATAA